A genomic window from Papaver somniferum cultivar HN1 unplaced genomic scaffold, ASM357369v1 unplaced-scaffold_15, whole genome shotgun sequence includes:
- the LOC113335538 gene encoding receptor-like kinase TMK4, with amino-acid sequence MAADSPTLFSSSPNSTLDHAGHHGLSAPAIAGIVVAVVLVICVVVAVFCYFQRRKKKRLEMLVRTGKGMQTLEASRQLANRMQPTEAGNAVRQPTIQLHNTEAGNCSSRVEGEFSFGFLQEVTQNFSEQNLLGEGAFGKVYRGKFPDGTEVAVERLNLILDVAGLMAFQAELSILKMTHRHLVSVIGFCNQGVEHLIVYEFMESGTLHQKLFEWIDTRGNPMSWDERIVVALDVAKGLHYLHSLSREAFVHRDVKCKNILLDRDMRAKISDYGLVKAMTDDEKSVVTKLAGTRGYLAPEYAMTGHLSIKADVYAFGIVLLELITGQTTVDDGQAGKNLAMRFRPVYKRGMENVRALVDRSLDPDAQGLNGL; translated from the coding sequence ATGGCTGCTGATTCACCAACCTTATTTTCCTCTTCTCCCAATAGTACTCTAGATCATGCAGGACATCATGGGTTATCGGCACCTGCGATAGCTGGGATAGTGGTAGCAGTTGTACTTGTAAtttgtgttgttgttgctgtgttcTGCTACTtccagagaaggaagaagaagcggTTGGAGATGCTAGTACGTACAGGCAAAGGAATGCAAACTTTGGAAGCTTCGCGCCAGCTGGCTAATCGGATGCAGCCTACAGAAGCTGGTAATGCTGTGCGCCAGCCCACTATTCAGCTGCACAACACCGAAGCTGGTAATTGCTCTTCAAGGGTGGAAGGCGAGTTCTCCTTTGGTTTCCTACAAGAGGTAACGCAAAACTTCAGTGAACAAAATTTGCTAGGCGAGGGGGCATTTGGGAAGGTCTATAGAGGGAAGTTTCCGGACGGGACCGAGGTTGCTGTTGAGAGGCTGAATCTCATATTAGACGTAGCTGGGTTGATGGCGTTCCAGGCTGAGCTCTCCATTTTGAAGATGACACACAGACACCTCGTATCTGTGATTGGGTTCTGTAACCAAGGCGTTGAGCATCTGATTGTTTACGAATTCATGGAGAGCGGAACACTACACCAAAAGCTCTTTGAGTGGATTGACACTCGTGGCAACCCCATGAGCTGGGATGAGAGGATTGTAGTGGCGCTAGATGTGGCTAAGGGCTTGCACTACCTCCACAGTCTGTCCAGGGAGGCCTTTGTACACAGGGATGTAAAATGTAAAAATATCCTGCTCGACAGGGATATGAGGGCCAAAATCTCGGATTATGGCCTGGTGAAGGCAATGACAGATGATGAGAAGTCGGTGGTGACCAAGTTAGCTGGAACTCGTGGATACCTTGCGCCTGAGTACGCAATGACTGGTCATTTGTCGATCAAAGCTGATGTGTATGCTTTTGGCATAGTTCTCTTAGAACTTATTACAGGTCAGACGACAGTGGACGATGGTCAGGCAGGGAAGAATTTGGCGATGCGCTTTCGTCCCGTCTACAAGAGGGGCATGGAGAATGTGAGAGCTTTGGTCGACCGGTCACTCGACCCGGATGCGCAGGGCCTTAATGGACTGTGA